The following proteins are co-located in the Maridesulfovibrio sp. genome:
- a CDS encoding IscA/HesB family protein: MVEITEAAQKQLENYFADKDRTPIRIYLATGGUAGPRLALALDESKDNDESFEVEGFTFLLDKDLNEQGSPFRVDLSYTGFVIDSKLELGGGECGSCSGTCG, from the coding sequence ATGGTTGAAATTACCGAAGCTGCGCAAAAACAGCTTGAAAACTATTTTGCAGATAAAGATAGGACCCCCATCCGCATCTACCTGGCCACCGGTGGCTGAGCTGGCCCCAGGCTGGCATTGGCTCTGGATGAGTCAAAAGATAACGATGAAAGTTTTGAAGTGGAAGGTTTCACCTTCCTGCTTGATAAAGACCTCAACGAACAGGGAAGCCCCTTCCGTGTTGACCTCAGCTACACCGGTTTCGTAATTGATTCCAAGCTTGAGCTCGGCGGCGGTGAATGCGGTTCCTGCTCCGGCACCTGCGGTTAG
- a CDS encoding hydrogenase maturation nickel metallochaperone HypA encodes MHEMSIAQSILAIIEEEMEKQPGASLKKVVVGNGALAGVVSDALTFGWEAVTVGTALEGSVLEVNEIPIKVRCGGCKHEFIPEDKLYMGCPECGLEIGHEVLQGKELQIESIEIDD; translated from the coding sequence ATGCACGAAATGTCAATAGCGCAAAGTATACTTGCAATCATTGAAGAGGAAATGGAAAAGCAACCCGGTGCCAGCCTCAAAAAAGTTGTGGTAGGTAATGGTGCGCTTGCGGGGGTAGTCTCCGATGCTCTTACTTTCGGCTGGGAAGCCGTTACCGTGGGGACCGCCCTTGAAGGGTCCGTTCTCGAAGTTAACGAAATTCCCATCAAAGTACGCTGCGGCGGGTGCAAACACGAATTTATACCCGAAGACAAACTTTACATGGGATGTCCGGAATGCGGTCTGGAAATCGGTCATGAAGTTCTTCAGGGCAAGGAATTGCAGATCGAAAGCATCGAGATTGACGATTAA
- a CDS encoding iron-sulfur cluster carrier protein MrpORP: protein MSDHACGSCSSSGSGCSSSGCSSEGCKPEDMKLQKALSRIKHKIVVISGKGGVGKSTVATNIAVALSLAGKQVGLLDVDVHGPSVPRLLSLQDQKPHIGHEVIEPISWSSNLWVMSLGFMLPSKDDPVIWRGPVKIGLIKQFVQDVAWNDLDFLVVDCPPGTGDEPLSALQTLGQDAHAVIVTTPQGVAIDDVRRSVNFCKQVGNPVLGIIENMSGFVCPDCGNVHDIFNSGGGEELAKETGVKFLGRIPLDPEVGRSGDEGYPIIRTDHESPTGKALNTIIKPMLNLTETLQENNEMPKPEELQAKNGMIRIAVPVAAGKLCMHFGHCEQFALMDVDVATKGIVATNMETPPPHEPGVLPKWIADQGVQLVLAGGMGSRAQSLFTDAGVKVIVGSPAEAPENVVSSYLAGTLQTGSNTCDH, encoded by the coding sequence ATGAGCGATCACGCATGCGGAAGCTGCTCTTCCTCCGGGTCCGGATGTTCTTCTTCCGGTTGTTCTTCTGAAGGTTGCAAGCCTGAAGATATGAAACTGCAAAAAGCCCTTTCCAGAATTAAACACAAAATCGTGGTTATTTCCGGTAAAGGCGGCGTCGGTAAAAGTACTGTAGCAACCAACATTGCAGTTGCTCTTTCCCTAGCCGGTAAACAGGTCGGCCTGCTTGACGTTGACGTACACGGCCCCAGTGTTCCCCGCCTGCTCAGTCTTCAGGATCAAAAGCCGCACATCGGTCATGAAGTAATTGAACCCATCTCCTGGTCCAGCAACCTCTGGGTTATGTCCCTCGGCTTCATGCTGCCCAGCAAAGATGATCCTGTTATCTGGCGCGGCCCGGTAAAAATCGGCCTGATCAAGCAGTTCGTACAGGATGTAGCATGGAATGACCTCGACTTCCTCGTCGTTGACTGCCCCCCCGGAACCGGTGACGAACCCCTTTCCGCACTGCAGACCCTCGGTCAGGACGCTCACGCAGTTATCGTAACCACCCCGCAGGGAGTTGCTATTGATGACGTACGCCGCTCCGTAAACTTCTGTAAGCAGGTCGGCAACCCAGTTCTCGGTATCATCGAAAACATGAGCGGATTTGTCTGCCCCGACTGCGGTAACGTACATGATATTTTCAATTCCGGCGGCGGTGAAGAGCTTGCCAAGGAAACCGGAGTTAAGTTCCTCGGACGCATTCCCCTTGATCCTGAAGTGGGCCGTTCCGGTGATGAAGGTTACCCCATCATACGCACTGACCATGAAAGCCCCACCGGCAAGGCTTTGAATACTATCATCAAGCCTATGCTGAATCTCACTGAGACTTTGCAGGAAAACAACGAGATGCCCAAGCCAGAAGAACTTCAAGCTAAAAACGGCATGATCAGAATCGCAGTACCCGTTGCAGCAGGCAAGCTCTGCATGCACTTCGGACATTGTGAACAGTTCGCACTCATGGATGTTGATGTTGCAACCAAGGGAATTGTTGCCACGAACATGGAAACTCCCCCGCCCCACGAGCCTGGTGTGCTTCCTAAATGGATTGCAGATCAGGGCGTACAGCTGGTACTCGCAGGCGGCATGGGTTCCAGAGCACAGTCCCTGTTTACCGATGCCGGCGTAAAAGTAATTGTAGGCTCCCCTGCTGAAGCACCTGAGAACGTAGTTTCCAGCTACCTTGCAGGAACCCTCCAGACCGGGTCCAACACCTGCGATCACTAG
- a CDS encoding tetratricopeptide repeat protein translates to MGKKGKGRKSSATGAPSSGGSKKNSNMIIVVVAALAVGLFFGGVFMPALKDSSTPQVAGGAGSASSFAQQIEETKKLLESQPESVNLWTKLGNLYFDTDQYANAIDAYSKSLAIEPDNAHVLTDLGVMYRRNGNPQKAVENFDKAILAAPTHETARLNKGIVLYYDLKDKAGAIQAWNGLVQMNPGARTPNGKLVKDMIRDLS, encoded by the coding sequence TTGGGAAAAAAAGGAAAGGGGAGAAAATCCTCAGCAACGGGAGCACCTTCCTCTGGCGGTAGCAAAAAAAATAGCAATATGATCATTGTGGTGGTCGCAGCATTGGCTGTAGGGCTGTTTTTTGGCGGGGTTTTCATGCCTGCGTTGAAGGATTCATCTACACCGCAAGTGGCAGGTGGAGCTGGAAGTGCCAGCAGTTTCGCCCAGCAGATTGAAGAGACAAAAAAACTTTTGGAATCCCAGCCGGAGTCCGTAAATCTGTGGACGAAACTGGGTAACCTGTACTTTGATACTGACCAGTATGCCAACGCGATTGATGCCTACAGTAAATCACTTGCCATTGAACCTGATAATGCGCATGTGCTTACTGATCTGGGAGTCATGTACCGCCGTAACGGCAACCCGCAAAAGGCGGTCGAAAATTTCGATAAAGCTATTCTTGCTGCGCCGACACATGAAACCGCGCGTTTGAATAAAGGGATAGTTCTTTACTACGACCTTAAAGATAAGGCCGGCGCTATTCAGGCATGGAATGGGTTGGTCCAGATGAATCCCGGTGCACGAACCCCCAACGGGAAGCTGGTAAAGGATATGATCAGGGATTTATCTTGA
- a CDS encoding ABC transporter substrate-binding protein has translation MVYRIVVTLLTMMSFLSFASSSGRADDCGLRIITEISHPSTIQDNGRLSGFGVEVVEALKKEIGCNTAIEVMPWARGYRHLLNHPDVMLFSTARTEERENQFHWIGPIACYKWVFYGLKGVRHKVKTLEDAKSVSGIGVYRNDARAQFLKSKGFTNLEVMDSQEVNFKKLLRGRVELVATSNIGVSGFLSKDLELRKMAVPVLTFHNVKLYLAISKATDLEKVLRWQKAFNTLKSRGTIRKIQEKWIEKCPE, from the coding sequence ATGGTATACCGCATAGTTGTTACATTGTTGACTATGATGTCTTTTTTGTCTTTTGCTTCCTCATCGGGGCGGGCAGATGATTGCGGGCTCAGGATAATTACCGAGATCAGTCATCCTTCAACTATTCAGGATAATGGCCGGTTATCCGGATTCGGAGTTGAAGTTGTTGAAGCCTTAAAAAAAGAAATCGGCTGTAATACTGCCATAGAGGTCATGCCTTGGGCTCGTGGTTACAGGCATCTCCTGAATCATCCTGATGTGATGCTGTTTTCCACAGCCAGAACTGAGGAGCGGGAGAATCAATTTCACTGGATCGGCCCTATTGCCTGCTATAAGTGGGTTTTTTACGGTTTGAAAGGTGTCAGGCATAAAGTGAAGACTCTTGAAGATGCAAAGAGTGTTTCCGGTATCGGGGTTTATCGCAATGATGCCCGGGCTCAGTTTTTAAAGAGCAAGGGGTTCACCAATCTTGAGGTTATGGATTCTCAGGAGGTTAATTTTAAGAAGCTTCTTCGCGGTAGGGTTGAGCTGGTGGCAACTTCCAATATCGGTGTGTCGGGATTTCTTAGTAAAGATTTAGAGCTGCGCAAAATGGCAGTTCCGGTTCTTACGTTTCATAATGTAAAGCTTTACCTTGCTATCTCAAAGGCTACTGATCTGGAAAAGGTGCTTCGCTGGCAGAAGGCGTTTAATACCCTGAAGAGTCGGGGTACTATCCGTAAGATTCAGGAAAAATGGATTGAAAAGTGTCCTGAGTAG
- a CDS encoding sodium:alanine symporter family protein gives MDFMTSLDAIVGKIGAFAWGPPMLVLLVGTGFWLTLALRGVQFSKLMYALYLALIKRKEETDEPGDITHFQALMTALSATVGTGNIAGVATAVAVGGPGALFWMWITGLVGMATKYAEAVLAVKYREVDENGEMSGGPMYYLSKGLNMPWLGTLFAIFASIAAFGIGNMVQSNSVADAVEATYGISPYITGGLLMILTAAVILGGIKKIGKVTGMLVPVMIVFYMAGASYIILANIAEVPAAFALIFEQAFNPTSAVGGFAGATVMLAIRMGVARGVFSNESGLGSAPIAAAAAQTKEPVTQALVSMTQTFIDTLIVCTMTGLVLIITGAWSNGTTGAELTTIAFSQGMAGGAHIVTIGLILFAYSTILGWCYYGEKSMEYLFGVKAVLPFRLVFICFVGVGAIAKLSFVWNLSDTFNGLMAIPNLIGLIMLTPVVVAETKAYFAKQNTKAAAQTENN, from the coding sequence ATGGATTTCATGACTTCACTGGACGCTATTGTTGGTAAGATCGGTGCATTTGCATGGGGACCGCCTATGCTGGTTCTCCTGGTCGGTACAGGCTTCTGGCTGACCCTCGCACTGCGCGGCGTTCAGTTCAGCAAATTGATGTACGCATTGTACCTTGCACTCATTAAGCGCAAGGAAGAAACAGACGAACCCGGTGACATCACCCATTTCCAGGCTCTGATGACCGCTCTCTCCGCCACAGTAGGTACCGGTAACATTGCAGGTGTTGCTACCGCAGTTGCAGTTGGTGGACCGGGAGCTCTTTTCTGGATGTGGATCACCGGCCTCGTAGGCATGGCCACCAAATACGCTGAAGCTGTTCTTGCTGTTAAATACAGAGAAGTTGATGAAAACGGCGAAATGAGCGGTGGCCCCATGTACTATCTTTCCAAGGGCCTCAACATGCCCTGGCTCGGTACTCTTTTCGCGATTTTCGCATCCATCGCCGCCTTCGGTATCGGTAACATGGTTCAGTCCAACTCCGTTGCTGATGCAGTTGAAGCGACCTACGGTATTTCTCCTTACATCACCGGCGGACTGCTGATGATCCTGACTGCTGCCGTTATCCTCGGCGGTATCAAGAAAATCGGTAAAGTTACCGGAATGCTCGTACCCGTTATGATCGTTTTCTACATGGCCGGCGCATCATACATCATTCTGGCAAACATTGCTGAAGTACCAGCGGCTTTTGCCCTTATTTTCGAACAGGCTTTCAACCCCACTTCCGCAGTCGGCGGCTTTGCCGGCGCAACTGTAATGCTGGCTATCCGCATGGGTGTTGCCCGCGGTGTATTCTCCAACGAATCCGGTCTTGGTAGTGCTCCTATCGCTGCAGCTGCAGCGCAGACCAAAGAGCCTGTAACTCAGGCTCTGGTCTCCATGACCCAGACCTTTATCGATACTCTCATCGTCTGCACCATGACCGGGCTGGTTCTCATTATCACCGGCGCATGGTCCAACGGAACCACCGGTGCCGAACTGACTACCATCGCCTTTTCACAGGGCATGGCAGGCGGTGCACACATCGTTACTATCGGCCTGATTCTTTTCGCCTACTCCACCATTCTCGGCTGGTGCTACTACGGTGAAAAATCAATGGAATACCTGTTCGGTGTAAAGGCAGTACTGCCCTTCCGTCTCGTATTCATCTGCTTCGTAGGTGTTGGTGCCATTGCCAAGCTCAGCTTCGTATGGAACCTCTCCGACACCTTTAACGGCCTTATGGCTATCCCCAACCTTATCGGCCTGATTATGCTAACCCCGGTTGTTGTAGCTGAAACCAAGGCCTACTTCGCCAAGCAGAACACAAAAGCAGCCGCACAGACTGAAAACAACTAG
- a CDS encoding sigma 54-interacting transcriptional regulator has protein sequence MKFPSNLPCSAVLDSLADGVFTVDRDWNITFFNEAASRITGVPAEEAVGSKCWDVFHSSLCDGDCALRSCMSNCGRISNKSIFFIHADGRKVPVSISAAPLVDGDGKLIGGVESFRDLTDIQMIRREVEDSWRFEDIIGKSAQLGKVFSILPQVSKSEATVLLLGESGTGKELFARAIHNLSERKNGPFVAVNCGALPDNLLESELFGYKAGAFTDARKDKAGRFELAAGGTIFLDEIGDMPAKLQVKLLRVLQEKTFEPLGAVQSVKANVRIVAATNKNLTELVEQGLFRQDLYYRLNVVTLNLPPLKERVEDIPLLINHFVNRLNALQGKDIDGISEDTLHILMRHPFPGNVRELENILEFAFILCPSGFIQVEHLPEYLQPKSREAAPHEDMPLTMDEIKCMAVRRALKRNNGKKMATCRELGISKDTLRRTISRCEDIGA, from the coding sequence ATGAAATTTCCCAGCAACCTACCGTGTTCGGCAGTCCTCGACTCACTGGCAGACGGGGTATTTACGGTAGACCGGGACTGGAACATCACCTTCTTTAACGAAGCCGCCAGCCGGATCACCGGTGTCCCTGCAGAAGAAGCAGTAGGCTCCAAATGCTGGGATGTATTCCACTCCAGCCTCTGCGACGGTGACTGCGCCCTGCGTTCATGCATGAGCAATTGCGGCCGCATCTCCAACAAATCCATATTTTTCATCCACGCTGACGGACGCAAGGTTCCGGTTTCCATCAGCGCCGCTCCCCTTGTTGACGGCGACGGAAAACTCATCGGCGGCGTGGAAAGTTTCCGTGACTTGACCGATATTCAGATGATCCGCCGTGAGGTGGAAGATTCATGGCGCTTTGAAGATATCATTGGGAAAAGCGCACAGCTTGGAAAAGTTTTTTCAATCCTCCCTCAAGTAAGTAAAAGTGAAGCCACAGTACTCCTGCTTGGGGAATCCGGCACCGGTAAAGAGCTTTTCGCCAGGGCCATCCATAACCTCAGTGAACGCAAAAACGGCCCATTTGTAGCCGTAAACTGCGGCGCCCTGCCCGACAATCTGCTGGAATCAGAACTCTTCGGCTACAAGGCCGGAGCCTTTACCGATGCCCGTAAAGACAAGGCCGGACGATTTGAACTTGCTGCCGGCGGCACTATTTTCCTCGATGAAATAGGTGATATGCCAGCCAAACTGCAGGTAAAACTGCTTCGAGTGTTGCAGGAAAAGACATTCGAACCGTTAGGCGCAGTGCAAAGCGTTAAAGCCAATGTTCGTATTGTGGCAGCCACCAATAAAAATCTGACAGAACTGGTGGAACAAGGTTTATTCCGGCAGGATCTCTACTACCGCTTGAACGTGGTCACCCTCAACCTTCCGCCGCTCAAAGAGCGGGTCGAGGATATTCCGCTCCTGATCAACCACTTTGTGAACAGGCTCAATGCCCTGCAAGGCAAAGATATCGACGGTATTTCCGAAGACACCCTGCACATTCTCATGCGCCATCCTTTCCCCGGCAATGTGCGGGAACTGGAAAACATTCTTGAGTTTGCCTTTATCCTCTGCCCTTCGGGCTTTATTCAGGTCGAACACCTGCCCGAATACCTACAGCCTAAATCCAGAGAGGCTGCTCCTCACGAGGACATGCCCTTAACCATGGATGAAATCAAATGCATGGCTGTGCGCCGCGCCCTTAAACGTAACAACGGTAAGAAAATGGCAACCTGCCGCGAACTGGGTATTTCCAAAGATACCCTTCGCCGCACCATATCCCGCTGCGAAGACATAGGCGCATAA
- a CDS encoding CBS domain-containing protein produces MYVGLKMLKDFVTVTPETLVKEADKILEDNQLWMLLVKDGEDLVGYVTKEDVRAALPSVISSLDKHELSYLLSKITVREVVRKNITTIPPETEIEAAADLMFEMNLSGLAVVDENKKLIGYINRNKMLELLVEEMGLKQGGSRIVVDVEERTGVLYEVAGIISNMKYNIISTGLFHHNNRRMVVIRVDTEDPSPIVAALQERKYLVVGPEDFMAEWSIK; encoded by the coding sequence ATGTATGTGGGACTGAAAATGCTCAAGGACTTTGTGACCGTTACCCCTGAGACTTTGGTCAAGGAAGCGGACAAAATTCTGGAAGACAATCAGTTGTGGATGCTTCTTGTTAAAGACGGGGAAGACCTCGTAGGTTATGTCACCAAAGAAGATGTCCGTGCTGCCCTTCCTTCTGTAATAAGCTCTCTTGATAAACATGAACTCAGCTACCTGCTGAGTAAGATTACCGTTCGGGAAGTTGTACGTAAGAACATTACCACCATTCCGCCTGAAACCGAGATTGAAGCTGCGGCAGACCTTATGTTTGAAATGAATCTTTCAGGTCTTGCTGTTGTTGACGAAAATAAGAAACTCATCGGTTATATCAACCGCAACAAAATGCTTGAACTGCTGGTTGAAGAGATGGGCCTCAAACAGGGCGGTTCCCGCATTGTGGTGGATGTTGAAGAACGAACCGGTGTTCTTTACGAGGTGGCCGGGATTATTTCCAATATGAAATACAACATCATCAGCACCGGTCTTTTTCACCACAATAACCGCAGGATGGTGGTTATTCGTGTTGACACTGAAGACCCGTCCCCCATTGTTGCAGCACTCCAAGAACGCAAATATCTGGTGGTAGGCCCTGAAGATTTTATGGCTGAATGGTCCATTAAATAA
- a CDS encoding arginase family protein has translation MKDITLVFPQWQGSIDNEALYKGAFALAEGIENLPAVTAVKTETFKKIEPSGSIAGLDDIVQQLRNALSTLEQAEAERVLLLGGDCGTEFVPVSWMSRRHGYKMALIWFDAHPDLNNPETSKSGRFQGMALSAILGNAGPEINATMFNPLSSRQVFLAGTRSFDPPEMEFIANNKITIFGPEELAHEPAGLAKQIKDAGFSKVYIHLDVDAVDPIGFGHGKPAPPAGLDFGSILKIIDEVGSRLDICGLGITEFHPGNARGIKKAALLIETTLPGFITK, from the coding sequence TTGAAAGACATCACCCTTGTTTTCCCGCAATGGCAGGGTTCCATCGACAACGAAGCCTTATATAAAGGAGCATTCGCGCTGGCCGAAGGAATAGAAAATCTTCCTGCTGTAACTGCAGTGAAAACAGAGACGTTCAAAAAGATCGAACCCAGCGGTTCAATTGCCGGTCTGGATGACATTGTACAGCAGTTGAGAAACGCACTTTCCACACTTGAACAGGCAGAAGCTGAGCGCGTCCTGCTGCTGGGCGGCGACTGCGGAACCGAATTTGTGCCGGTTTCATGGATGTCGCGCAGACACGGGTACAAAATGGCCCTGATCTGGTTTGACGCCCACCCAGACTTGAACAACCCGGAAACTTCCAAGTCCGGGCGCTTTCAAGGAATGGCTCTTTCCGCCATTCTCGGCAACGCAGGACCGGAAATTAATGCGACAATGTTCAACCCGCTGAGCTCCAGACAGGTCTTCCTCGCCGGAACCAGATCTTTTGATCCCCCGGAAATGGAATTTATTGCAAATAACAAGATAACTATTTTCGGACCCGAGGAACTTGCTCATGAACCGGCAGGGCTGGCAAAGCAAATCAAGGATGCAGGATTCAGCAAAGTATACATCCATCTTGATGTGGATGCAGTAGACCCCATCGGTTTTGGACATGGTAAACCTGCCCCTCCGGCAGGGCTTGATTTCGGCAGCATCTTAAAAATAATCGATGAAGTAGGCAGCAGGCTGGACATATGCGGGCTGGGTATAACAGAATTCCACCCCGGCAATGCAAGAGGTATAAAGAAAGCTGCCTTATTGATTGAGACAACACTTCCGGGATTTATAACTAAATAA
- a CDS encoding NifB/NifX family molybdenum-iron cluster-binding protein, translating into MKIAISCQGNDLNGDIDPRFGRAKGFLVCDTDADTQEYIDNTQNLNAAQGAGIQSAQNVAATGATAVITGHVGPKAFTALDKGAIKVYLVGGGTVAEALASFKEGKLEAAADADKPGHW; encoded by the coding sequence ATGAAAATCGCCATCAGTTGTCAGGGCAACGATCTCAATGGAGATATCGACCCTCGTTTCGGTCGCGCAAAAGGCTTTCTGGTCTGCGATACCGATGCCGACACTCAGGAATACATCGACAACACCCAGAACCTTAATGCCGCTCAGGGCGCTGGAATCCAGTCAGCCCAGAACGTAGCCGCCACAGGCGCAACTGCGGTAATCACCGGGCACGTTGGACCCAAGGCTTTCACCGCGCTCGATAAGGGTGCCATCAAGGTCTACCTTGTAGGTGGTGGAACAGTTGCCGAGGCTCTGGCTTCCTTCAAAGAAGGCAAGCTCGAAGCCGCTGCAGATGCAGACAAACCCGGCCACTGGTAG
- a CDS encoding TetR/AcrR family transcriptional regulator, producing the protein MKTKDIILATAKEMISEVGFHKATTANLAKMANISEGTIYRHFESKEDILLHILDALEENFSYYIEAIRQKLDRDECSIEEIMNEYFSFVEDNEIDMKIMLSTYGLLDSSKRLMAVFLKNLELILEDCIRLGIKKGTVRDVAVEENATVVMTIIFGLTRMQLYWPDRRDVRGEAVEFCRRSILN; encoded by the coding sequence ATGAAAACCAAGGATATCATCCTCGCAACAGCCAAGGAAATGATTTCAGAGGTGGGTTTCCACAAAGCCACTACCGCCAACCTTGCAAAAATGGCCAATATTTCTGAAGGTACCATCTATAGACATTTTGAAAGCAAGGAAGATATCCTGCTTCACATCCTTGATGCTCTTGAAGAGAATTTTTCTTATTACATCGAAGCTATCCGCCAGAAATTAGACCGTGACGAGTGTTCTATTGAAGAGATTATGAACGAATATTTCTCTTTTGTAGAAGATAATGAAATCGACATGAAGATCATGCTCTCAACCTATGGGTTGCTTGATTCTTCCAAACGTCTGATGGCTGTTTTCTTGAAGAACCTTGAACTGATTCTTGAAGATTGCATCAGGCTCGGTATCAAAAAAGGAACTGTCCGTGATGTGGCTGTGGAAGAAAACGCAACTGTGGTTATGACCATTATCTTCGGTCTGACCAGAATGCAGCTTTACTGGCCTGATCGTAGGGATGTCCGCGGTGAGGCAGTTGAATTCTGTCGTCGCAGTATTCTGAATTAG
- a CDS encoding NifB/NifX family molybdenum-iron cluster-binding protein — protein MRGNEGRNTNSTLLCLACYEDRLASVFDNAPDLKLFRLEDNKICPAGYLSLPSKDPKDRTSAIIACGATFLICGAICGCTMNELEQAGVTVIPWITGMIEQVLSAYQQDCLENHVMPGCRGRGRCGQGNRGFRSRKGIQDSIRPCEPTLSQVHRSK, from the coding sequence ATGAGAGGAAACGAAGGACGCAATACCAATTCAACGCTGCTTTGTTTGGCCTGTTATGAAGACAGGCTGGCCTCCGTTTTTGACAATGCCCCGGACCTGAAATTGTTCCGGTTGGAAGACAATAAAATTTGTCCCGCAGGCTACCTATCCCTTCCCTCAAAAGACCCAAAGGACAGGACATCCGCCATAATAGCCTGCGGGGCAACGTTTTTAATATGCGGTGCAATCTGTGGTTGCACCATGAATGAACTGGAGCAGGCCGGAGTTACGGTTATCCCGTGGATCACGGGAATGATCGAGCAAGTTCTCTCAGCCTATCAACAGGACTGTCTGGAAAACCATGTCATGCCCGGATGCAGAGGCAGAGGCAGGTGCGGACAGGGAAACAGAGGCTTCAGGTCCAGAAAGGGTATACAGGATTCAATACGCCCTTGTGAGCCGACCCTAAGCCAAGTGCACAGGAGTAAGTAA
- the hypB gene encoding hydrogenase nickel incorporation protein HypB: MGEIPVVRNILEANDRIADELNKFFKEKNILCLNLMSSPGSGKTSLLEKTLADLKDEFKMAVIEGDLQTDNDARRVAATGAQAVQINTEGGCHLNSSQVKEALSLIDLEGLDILFVENVGNLVCPAEFNVGEDHKITLLTVTEGDDKPEKYPLMFHISSVMILNKIDLLPYVDFDLEKAKQHARKLNADIALFPLSCRTREGLEAWYEWLRKAREEKK; encoded by the coding sequence ATGGGTGAAATCCCTGTGGTACGCAATATTCTGGAAGCAAATGACAGAATTGCCGATGAACTGAACAAATTTTTCAAAGAAAAAAATATTCTCTGCCTCAACCTGATGAGTTCACCCGGGTCCGGTAAAACCAGCCTGTTGGAAAAGACCCTCGCTGACCTCAAGGATGAATTCAAAATGGCTGTTATCGAAGGCGACCTCCAGACTGACAACGACGCCCGTCGCGTTGCAGCCACCGGAGCACAGGCCGTTCAGATCAACACCGAAGGCGGATGCCACCTTAACTCCAGCCAGGTAAAGGAAGCCCTTTCCCTGATCGACCTTGAAGGACTCGATATTCTTTTCGTGGAAAACGTGGGCAACCTTGTATGTCCCGCCGAATTCAATGTTGGTGAGGATCACAAGATCACCCTGCTGACCGTAACTGAGGGCGACGACAAACCTGAAAAGTATCCCCTCATGTTCCATATTTCTTCTGTCATGATCCTTAACAAAATCGATCTCCTGCCCTACGTGGATTTCGATCTTGAAAAGGCCAAGCAGCATGCACGCAAGCTGAACGCAGACATCGCCCTCTTCCCCCTTTCCTGCCGCACCCGGGAAGGACTGGAAGCATGGTACGAATGGCTCCGCAAAGCCCGCGAAGAGAAAAAATAA